Proteins encoded together in one Ammospiza nelsoni isolate bAmmNel1 chromosome Z, bAmmNel1.pri, whole genome shotgun sequence window:
- the GCNT1 gene encoding beta-1,3-galactosyl-O-glycosyl-glycoprotein beta-1,6-N-acetylglucosaminyltransferase, whose protein sequence is MLKRKLRFCYNSRFRLFLGLTLILVIISVLKVNQKEDFLNRRHLELTKEDPISDVNCTKIIEGDIEEIQKVQLEALSVSFKKRPRLTTDDYINMTADCASFTKTRKYIMEPLSNEEAEFPIAYSIVVYHKIEMLDRLLRSIYAPQNFYCIHVDKKSPESFFAAVKGIVSCFDNVFISSQLESVVYASWSRVQADINCMKDLHRRSSNWKYLINLCGMDFPIKTNKEIVEKLKALKGENSLETEKMPVYKEVRWKKHHEIIDGKIKNTGIDKQLPPLSTPVFSGSAYFVVSRSFVEYVLENSKILKFIEWAKDTYSPDEYLWATIQRIPEVPGAFSSSDKYDVSDMNALARFVKWQYFEGDVSKGAPYPPCSGVHIRSVCVFGVGDLNWMLRNHHLFANKFDTDVDPFAVKCLEEYLRHKALYLQKN, encoded by the coding sequence ATGCTGAAGAGGAAATTACGGTTTTGCTACAACTCACGCTTCAGGCTTTTCTTGGGTCTAACTCTCATTTTAgtaataatttcagttttgaaagTTAACCAGAAGGAAGACTTCCTAAACCGGAGACATCTGGAGCTAACAAAAGAAGATCCTATTAGCGATGTTAACTGCACCAAGATTATTGAGGGGGATATAGAAGAAATACAAAAGGTACAGCTTGAGGCATTATCAGTGTCATTTAAGAAGCGCCCTAGACTAACAACAGATGATTATATTAACATGACTGCAGACTGTGCCTCCTTCACCAAAACTAGGAAATACATTATGGAACCTCTCAGTAACGAAGAAGCAGAATTTCCAATTGCTTACTCAATAGTGGTTTATCACAAAATTGAGATGCTTGATAGACTTCTAAGATCAATCTATGCTCCACAGAATTTTTACTGCATTCATGTAGACAAAAAGTCTCCAGAATCCTTTTTTGCTGCTGTGAAGGGAATAGTCTCATGTTTTgataatgtctttatttccagcCAGTTAGAGAGTGTGGTATATGCTTCGTGGAGCAGAGTGCAGGCAGACATTAACTGCATGAAAGATCTCCATAGAAGAAGTTCAAACTGGAAATACCTAATAAACCTATGTGGTATGGACTTTCCTATAAAGACCAACAAGGAAATAGTAGAGAAATTAAAAGCCCTTAAGGGTGAAAACAgcttggaaacagaaaaaatgccTGTTTACAAAGAAGTAAGGTGGAAGAAACACCATGAGATTATTGATGGTAAAATAAAGAACACAGGCATAGACAAACAACTACCACCTCTCAGTACTCCAGTTTTTTCTGGCAGTGCCTATTTTGTAGTTAGCAGGAGCTTTGTAGAATATGTActagaaaacagcaaaatactGAAGTTCATTGAGTGGGCGAAAGATACTTACAGCCCAGATGAGTACCTGTGGGCAACAATTCAGAGAATCCCTGAAGTCCCAGGCGCATTTTCTTCCAGTGACAAGTACGACGTTTCCGACATGAATGCCTTGGCCCGGTTTGTCAAGTGGCAGTACTTTGAAGGTGATGTGTCCAAAGGTGCGCCCTACCCACCGTGCAGTGGAGTTCACATTcgctctgtgtgtgtttttggaGTAGGGGACTTGAACTGGATGCTGCGGAACCACCACTTGTTTGCTAATAAGTTTGACACTGATGTCGACCCTTTTGCAGTGAAATGCTTGGAAGAGTATTTGCGACACAAAGCTCTGTATCTGCAGAAGAACTGA